gaggagagagagacagatttaATAAGACATCTGCATCATATTAAGAGATACCCACCCACCTCCAGCACACAAACTCCATCCCATCAAAACAAGATGCTGCTACAAAAAATCCCACATCAACCAgcatatacaaacacacctcAACAGCAATTACAATCGGACTGTCCAACCAGCTCCCCCAAGACCCTCGAACAATTCAACACAGTGACTCAGTTTCCAAAATACAAACTCAGACCATCCCCCTAAATAATAACACAGGATCTGTAGCCCAAAAAACCCTGAGCCGGTTCCAAACAGACAACTTAGCTTGggcaaacaaaaaatgtctctgtccttctcctcccttGAATACCCGGGCCCCATCTCCAAACAAAAAGTCACCCACAACTTCACAGATCGCAACAATGACATAAACGGCATCAACCTGGCACATGTAGAGAATATATGTTGGACAGTCATCGAACACAAAGGAGTTCATAGAGCCCCCTCCACCTATACCCGGCCATGGCATTACCCAGAACCCCCTGCCACCGGTGACCCCTAACACCCTCAAACACCCTAACGTGGCTGAACTTCACAAACTGGCAGTATAAAGCTTTGCTCCCCACCCAGTCAAAGTCACCCAGTTCCGGAGACCTAAAAGACCCCCCCCTGCCAGTCCCCAGTCTCTGCGGTCACTTGCATTGGTGGAAACGGTGGTGGCCCCTCCCCTTCGTGCCTGCCCGAAGACTTCCTTCACTGATTCCGGTGCATCCAGGACCTCGCCCATGAACCTCTCCAGCAGCCGGTGTGACATAGTGCCCGACTGCTGCACCAACTCTTGAGGGGTcttctaccctctctctccaggcTGCCGTAAATCTGCCAGCGTCCTGATGCTCGCTGCCATCCATCGTCCATGCAGGGTTGCAGAACAGACAAAAACCAAACGGATCAGTGTGTTTTTCGGAAAATGGGTTCATCCCACACCCAAGGTCCAGGTGTCATGCCCTCCTCACGCGCCAACTTCGGCATTCAAAACTGAATCATAGAAGTCAGAGACCCTGGCAAGGTTTTGCCCCTGCAGTCTCACCAGGAAGAGGTGTAGATCCAGCCCTAGACCACCAGTCCTCCTCAGCATTGCGTGAGCCGGTTCTCTGCACTGCTTTGAGATGAAAAGCCACCACCCTGCTCTCAAGGTCCATAAGTCCTTGACCGCCCTCCTGGACCGCTAAAAACAGCAACGCCACCCTCAGCCAGTGGTGACCTAGACCAGAAGTCCACAAGCCTACGCTGTAAGTTGGCCAGCAGACCAGCTCGGGGGTTAAGAACAGTAACTTTATGCCCTAGAGAGGACACCACCAGGTTGTTGATGATCAGcaccaggcttggaatttcttcattttaggggcaaggccatttggccttcaatttcacaaaaatgttaagGGCACCAAGGCCATggagtgaaataagaggatttggagcttaaaaataaacaacttgaattgctgataagaaaaaaaacatggatggtTTAAAAAcatatgatattaaaaaagtgaataatgtattttgaataatcaCTTATTATAACTGCtatgttttttccacataaaaagctaaaatgttgtgttttaatccttgaaattacatctactcCCCCCTCAACATgtttatagattctggaatctgtttaatttcagaagttttagttTTAGGGAGTATTCACATGATGACAACAAACAGGCTACTGACAGTTTAGTAACGTTAAGGCTGGCTAGCATAACAATACCTTTAACATTAATTAACCCTGTGTAAACGTTAACATTAAGTTACCCAAATGTAAACCGcaaagtatcctttaacatcacaatgtcCAGCGCTAATGAGTACgatctaaataaaaaaatatgctgACTTTTTTCTGTGCGGGGCAAGTCATTCTTGTTTTCTAATCTAtcaccacaaacgctgccatgtcTACTGATGTCAAATCCAACGTTACTTCTCTGAGTTTTAAAAAAGCGTTCAGGTGTTTTCTCCCACTCGGAGGTCAGAACTTTCCCActtcccagttgctcatgaacgcaccttcctaaacagagaggtttgattcaggtcATCAGTAAATAAGTCAGCTATCCATCGATAACTAACTAccttgcttacctgcatgtaggccattcttgtggttgttctcaattgcgaactacaaacaaactttcGAATAAACTGATTGCGGGTTTTTTACAGTGTCATGGGCACATGGTCTTCATAGGGCGTGCAATGATCTTCGGGGCATCACGGCCAGAGCGAAGGGCAACGACGGccatggttgttgtggccgctgTGAAATTTCTGCACTGATcagcacaccccccccccccccctctgtacGACACCTTCATCAGCTTAGCCACCACCGCTTGAGCCACCCCCTCCCAAGGCTTTGTGACCCACCCCTCCAAACCCAGATACATCCCTAGAATCCTGAGCCCCTGAATGCCCCATTCCAATCCCCCAGGAAGCCCAGGAGGCACCTGACCTCCCCATGCCCTACGTAACAATGCCTCGCTCGTACCCCATTTTCAACCTGCTGATGATGCCCCCCCATacacctgcccccccccccatacacccCACATGACTCTAGTGCCAGGACATCCCGGTCGCCCTTGAACAGGAGTGAGACATCacacctgacgatttcagctgccactcttctGAAATCGTACATCATACCAAACCTGCATCTCCCCCACAACAGAAGACCCCGCCCATCTCCCCCACAACAGTAGACCCCGCCCATCAGCCATGCGTAAACAGTGCATACGCTTCCTTTCTCCACTCTGTGTTTCCAAGCCAAAGAAGGAGGAGCTGGGAGCCTCCATCTCATTCAACATGGAACACCTAGAAAAACTCCCCGCATTCCCTTTGCTTTCAATTGAAAATACCCAGGTCCCTACACAATTCAGGTGAGTTTGAAACCAACGCCACCCTGTTTCTCCCTAGTCCCAGCCTCGCTTACGTTTTGTTCAAGCTTCCCCAACACTCTTGTAGACTCAGTGGAGGAAAAGGCAGTAAATTGTTGACAAACAAGCAGAATCTGTGCTTTCCCAACACTGCACCAAAGACCAACATACTCATCATTTATCATTCACATACATCATTCAGCACCTCTGCTGAGACTGGATGGGGCTCCTCACCATTCTGGTCCCTGGTAAAATAAATTGTGCAGTTCCAATCTCCCCGTAAAACAAACTCCACAGCATGATCTATCAGTGCCAGCTATTTACATAAGCACCCATAAAAGACGCCCCGCTACCGCCCTGTGCATTCcaaatcacagtgttccaagcataaaacatgCAGTACAATGTGGACAGCCATATCAAATGGGTTAGGTCTCGCTCAattgcatttggatgatgcacaacttcacaccatctaaattaaatgtctatttcatttggatgatgcatgtgtacacaatgcaaatgcaatgtgtttaaattttttcatatatttaattatttaagtatttaatcatttattcatttatttatttattcattcatttatttgtttcataTTATGGGACATTTAGTCCTCTATAGTTGCTTACAATATTGCACAATGTAATGCCGTTATAAACATGCAGCTAAGTAATTGCATAAAAAATTTtaataagaaaaatgtaaggtaaaaacatccacaaacatGATAATTTAAAACCTTAAAACTCCATCGAGAAGGATCAGTTCAGATCAGTTCAGACTCTGTCATTAAggtgtgttatggaaattttgaactaagttacatttgagaaatgtctgtctttccattggctggtctgtagatctttactttgattgtgacatacatgtctgtataatatcagaggattattaggtacttttcaccatgttctcctgcctagacaaagaagggtgtcagtccttttgttcctcaggaatgtggtcctttgggggagtaaggtcagttggcctaaggtggggggacagcccgccctttgggtaaaaactaggggtgtaacgattcattttaaccacgattcgattcgtatcacgattcgtggttatcgatacgattcaaggccaataatggttcatttagaacgatacgatccgaaacaattcagtgacttgaaatcgattcagtatcttttcaggcaaaaattcaacccgtttgactgaaataaatacctggatactagacagtgcaggtgaagtttcctagattcctgttgtttcttgtaagggaatcaggtatcaattaattatggatataaacaaacaagtaaacaacaattaatggcaaatgcattcacattttatttgaataaagtgcaaccaacactttaggttgaatcaacaggaagttaaaatgttctgctctcattttcaatattcaatacattttcaataaaagtacagtaagtgcaaccaacatttcaacagtaggtttacctgctacttgtgcttttgtttttcaacataaaaatactactatattactatcaaaaataaagtgcaaccaacatctcttcaggttgaattaacagtaggtttacctgctacttttgctgttgtttttcaacatagaaataatacaaatacagtactaaTATCAAAAattaagtgcaaccaacactttccacacactggaccgcaatggtggcttgataatttctcgctcgtcgtcttctcctctgccatgctgttttgttgtctttgcgctgctgctggcggggggcgatgacgtcacggataggcagactgaatcgagtaacgtttatcgcctttatcattaaaagtgctaagaaaaaacattcctataaagtctgacgtgcttaaatccaatgggttatttcctagtatcgatacaatcgattgattacattttaaagcgatgttagatcgatatatgtcatccggaaggccaacttgctgagcacagatcgatgtagttggatcataggaatataaatcgatacatcaatgtagtagatggatcgttacaccccaAGTAAAAAcatatgtgacacaagacagatgggcaacaactttccacaccccttttaacagtaatatatactgttgaatgacctgtattgagttagagtttcctcagatgattatgtttgtatgcatttgatgcgtctctcttatttgcaaataataataaatggttaaattgtgcctagagaatttcgtctctgtttcttactcctttaagagtgtcgatcgatggaattgccatcacagttgTTAGAAGGACCAGGATGGTTCAGGGGTCAAAATATGAACTGATTGGTCTGTCGTCCCCCAATTAACGTCTCTATTTAACACAGTCCTTCCTCTACACTGGTCTTACCTGGCAACCAGAGTTGAATCTTCCACCAGCACAGATCATGGTGGGTTTAACTCCGGATCCCCACCAGGCAGGACTGGAGCAGGTCTGGAGGTCAACGATGGGCAGATAAGCCTGTTTTAGGCTGTTAGACAGAGAACCTCCAGCTATAAGCAGGACATGTTAGGTAGGAGATACAAGGATGGGAAACAGACAGCTACAAAAAACTTACATTACAGTTACTGTGAGTTACTTATGTAACTTACAGGAGGTGAGTCCCCATCCAGTGATGTAACACAGGTTGTTGTTGGGCAGGATCTgatcagagggagggagaacagcCAGCTGGACAGCAGTATTCAGGGTGGCCTCAGTGGACAGTTGAAGCAGGGCGATGTCAAACCTGAGGGTCAGAGGGAAAGAATGTCAACCCTGAGGGTCAGAGGAGCACAATGTCAAACCTGAGGGTCAGAGGAGCACAATGTCATTCCTGAGGGTCAGAGGGAAAGAATGTCAACCCTGAGGGTCAGAGGAGCACAATGTCAAACCTGAGGGTCAGAGGAGCACAATGTCATTCCTGAGGGTCAGAGGGAAAGAATGTCAACCCTGAGGATTAGAGGAGCACAATGTCAAACCTGAGGGTTGATACACCCTGTATTATCAAAAGTAACAGAGGAATGTAGTGGAGGAATCAACATCCTATATCCTTACATATCTGTTGTTCACCTGTGCTAGGGCACATATGTCTAGGAGGATATTCCAAGTTCTTATATTATTGGGAAATTATCATAAACAAATGTTAAGATTTTAGAAAAACCTGTCAATAATCACATTTAAACTTGAACAAACCAACACATTTGATTCCAGAAACGTTCTGTACCCTGAAGATATACTGTTGGGGTTCCACTGTTGATGGACGAAGGCCTCCCTGACACTGATGATCTGCTCTGTTCCCTCATTGCTGTCCAGGTTGTGTTCTCCTAGAACCACACGCCAAGTCCTCGGTctgcagacacaaacacacacacacacatttgtaatcTAAAACCgttgatttttgttatagaatttgttttaatgtatcATTGTTCcatactgtgcaaaagtcttagaaAAGTCttagaaattatcagtctataaatttaatggtaggtttatttgaacagtgagagacagaataacaacaaaaaaatgggGTATTTCATGCCCATttaatcagaaagatttctggctcccaggtgtcttttatagaggtaacgagctgagattaggagcacactcttaaaagggagtgctcctaatctcagcttgttacctgtttaaaagacacctgtccacagaagcaatcaatcagattccaaggtctccaccatggccaagaccaaagagctgtccaaggatgtgagggacaagattgtagacctacacaaggctggaatgggctacaagaacatcgccaagcagcttggtgagaaggtgacaacagttggtgcgattattcgcaaatggaagaaacacaaaagaactgtcaatcgcCCTTGTTTAGAGCCCCACTCCATGcaaggaatcagcccagaactacacagcaggatcttgtcaatgatctcaaggcagctgggaccatagtcaccaagaaaacaattgttaacacactacgccgtgaaggactgaaatcttacagcgcccgcaaggtcccattgctcaagaaagcacatgtacaggcccaactgaagtttgccaatgaacatctgaatgattcagaggagaactggatgaaagtgttgtggtcagatgagaccaaaatcgatcCCTTTGGCATCAACTGAACTCGCTGTATTTGGAGGAGGatgaatgctgcctatgaccccaagaacaccatccccaccgtcaaacatggaggtggaaacattatgctttgggggtgtttttctacTAAGGGGACAGCACAACTTCAacacatcaaagggacgatggacagggccatgtactgtcaaatcttgggtaaGTATCTcctccctcagccagggcattgatatgggtcgtggatgggtattccagcatgacaatgatccaaaacacacggccaaggcaacaaaggaatgtctcaagaagaagcacattatggtcctagagtggcctagccagtctccagaccttaatcccatagaaaatctgtggaaggagctgaaggtttgagttgcctaaagtcagcctcaaaaccttcatgacttggagaagatttgcaaagagcagtgggacaaaatccctcctgaaatgtgtgcaaacctggtggccaactacaagaaacctCTGgtttgccaacaagggttttgccaccaagtactaagtcatgttttgcagaggggtcgaatacttacttcactcattaaaatgcaaatcaatttataacatttataaCGGCATGCGTTTTTGAgggttttttgttgttattctgtctctcactgttcaaataaatctaccattcaaattatagactgatcatgtgacaactgcgccctctgctgcttcacctccccctgcagcagacagactCCAGCGTTCGacatcaccggccttctgacaccaccgtccatctcattatgcatttcacctgtgtcttgtctagcgcacctggttctcatcatcattccccccagtatatatgttccctctgctccccctgtctttgtgtgttattgtctcgctgTTACCTAAAGAGCAGTTTCTCGCTTCGTGTATACATCACTCTATCATTAAAAGATACAAACAAAGTATTTcttcgttctcctgctcctccttgttccgccCCAAAGACGTGacagataatttctttgtcagtgggcaaacatacaaaatctttatatatatatatatatatatatatatatatatatatatatatatatatatatatatatatatatatacacaatcaCATGAATATAAGATgaatataaataaacacacaaataaatggctttagttcAACTtccaggtgcctaagacttttgcacagtattaTATATGTAACGTATCGTGTTGTTTAGTATTAGTCTGATCCTATTGCCACAACAGATTGACTTTAGAAATATAGTTCTGTCCTTGTCCTACCGGTCCACACAGTGGGCGGCTGTCATGACCCATCCCGTCCTGATCAGAGAACCTCCACAAGTGTGGAAGAAGGTGCGTCCAGACTGGACCTGGAGAGAGACCTGAGGAGAGAAGATAGATATAGAGACGAGTGTGTTAAAGATGAAGAAGTAGCCTGATACGTTTATCATGTGAGAACAGACAGGCTTTCTCTGAGTGGGAAGAGCAAATATTTTAGCTTGGTGCCTGAGattcagattaaaaaaaattgcctgcTAGAGactacaatggatataaaaagtatacacacccctgttaaaatgccaggttcttgtaatgtaaaagaatgagacaaagataaatcatgtcagaactttttccacctttaatgtgacctataacgtgaacaattaaattgaaaaacaaactgaaatctttgagggggaaaaataataacctggttgaataagtgtgcacacccttaaactaatactttgttgaagctcctttagattttattacagcactcagtcttctTGGGCAGGAGTCTATTAGGATGGCACattttgacatggcaatatttgcccactcttctttgcaaaagtgctccaaatctgtgagattgtgaggacatctcttgTGCACACCCCTTTTCAGATGTttgattggattcaggtctgggcaattccaaaacattaatcttcttctggtgaagtgatgcttttgtggatttggatgtgtgctttgggtcgttgtcatgctaaaaggtgaacttcatctttctaacggacgcctgaaggttttgtgccaatattgcctggtatttggaactgttcataattccattcaccctgactaaggccccactttccagctgaagaaaaacagcccaaaagcatgatgctgccaccaccatgcttcattgtgggtatggtgttctatgggtgatgtgcagtgttgtttttgcaccaaacataccttttggaattatagccaaaaggttcaaccttggtttcatcagaccataacacattttcccgcacacttttgggagacttgatgtttctttttgcaaacttcagccgggcttggatgtttttctttgtaagaaaaggcttccgtcttgccaccctaccccaaagcccattcatatgaagaatacaggggagattgttgtcacatgtagcacacagccagtacttgccagaaattcctggaGTTCCTTTAATGCTGCTGTAGGACTCTTGGAAgcttccctgaccagttttcttctcgtcttatcataaattttggagggacatccagttcatggttgtgccatattttctccacttgatgatgactgtcttcactgtgttccatggtatatctaattatttggaaattattttgtacccttctcctgactgatatctttcaacaatgaaatacctctgatgctttggaagctctctgcggaccatggctttcactctgagatgcaactaagaaaatgtcaggaaaatcctactagaacagctaaactttatttgtcactttaaatgatggcaggtgtgtaatgacttctatttaacatgagtttgaatatgattggttaactgtgaacacagacacatccccaggtataagagggtgtgcacacttatgcaaccaggatattgtaaggattttatttttcatttttccccctcgaagatttcagtttgttttttaattgaattgttcacattacaggttacattaaaagttgaaaatgttctgacatgatttatctttgtaggggtgtgtagacttttatatccactgttagAAATGTTTACTGCGTTAAATTTGATTGGTCTATTTAATTTTATATTAATTAGCTGACAGATGTGATGTTCTGTGTAAGTAAGGAGAATGGGTGGAGATCAGGTGGTGTAGGCTACGCTACATCCATGCAGCCTGTTTTGTTGACACCTAAAGTCACTGTTACaatttatacattattattagaaATCACCAATTGTGACATTGAGAACATAAATTAGGTGGTGTAATAATATTACTTTAACCTACATTCATTTTCTGGGGTGAATTTTGCAATAATTTCTAAGCATTTATGTGTAACTATAATGATTAGACATTACACTCTGCAAAACTAGCTTTAACTAAACAGATGCCACAGATTGGTTGACTCACAGACAGATCTGGGATCAGAAATGTGTTGTTACCCAGAACCAGAGATCAGTTTGCTAGAGACTAAGAGAAGACTAATGTCTTACCTGCCAGGGCCAGGAGTGGGGCCTGGCAACCTCACCACCTACAACTCTGGTCTGAGGTACATCTTCCAGGTATCTGGGCTGGAGCACCAGGTCCTCAGTCAGAACTGCAcaggatacagacagacaggacaagaCACAATTAAAAAGTAAATCAGTTTGAATCAGATGGTCCTTAACAGATTTAGTCAACGTAAgagaaatgtaaattaaaagtCTCATGTAGAAAAATTATTCATGAGAGAAAGCAATATAGAAGAGAAAGATATTTTGTTCAGAGAATTATCTTGTTCAGAGTGAGGGAAACaccaaaagagagaaaaagagagtctGTCTTTTCACCCAGGATTGTGAGAACACTCAACAGGATCAACTTCAGCATGTCTCCAGTCTGTAGTCTGTACTGATGGAGCATTCCTGTTCCTCTTTTATACCCTCAGGACTTGAGAAACACCACCTGACCAATCTAGGGTTCAAGATGAGGACACAATGTAAACTAAAAAGTGATTTAATGTcctatataatatttaatatttttaagcTGACATCATGAATGCATTATATTTCCTTTTCttaacatacacattttatgtaTTGAAAATGAATTGATAGAATTTTGCATTGTCAAATTTCAATTTAATTCAATTCAATATTAATATGATCAGGGATGGGCAttatttatgatacatgtatttcaaatacatatttcaaatacaatattattttttcattcgtatttgatagggttgatgaaaatggcttcatattttgtatcaaaatgaattagtgttttgtattttgtaatttaaaaatattgtaaaatactttgtgagaAGTCTACAtaatgacatcataaaaatgctgcctctgatcggtgcctactcagtaatttgcccagacatgttgagatcagaacagaaaatgtatccatacccgaagaagaaggtcaaggtgagaaacgTGTAGGATGCCAGCTTTCCATAGATTATTAGCATAAATTgctaattttttttacagattattttaagttttgctgtttgttttaGTAGCCTAGGCCAAATCGTTTACAAATGTACGTAATGTTCTAGCTAACTTTTTGACCTGAGTTGCAGCCCTCACTCGCTACTTTAAGCCTTTGTAAAGTTTTCGTCGGTTTTGCATGAAAGAAATAATAAAGCGTTTCAGTGTTGTACAACATTAAATTATAATGCCACAATATGGTGTAACTTGTTACATGCACACACGTGTACCTTATTGTCATTAACAACATTGTGCTGCGATGTCATTAACAAGCAGGATGTCAACCCATCCACCCCTCGTGTTTGTTGTAGCTCAAATCATCTCATCCAGTGTGGAATGGGGTCTGCTTTGGGTTTCCTGGGTGTTTTTCCCAAAAAAGTCTACTAATGAACAAGACTGTGCAGCACTGTAGCTGAAGATGCAAAAAATATAACTGATCCACTGCAGCTACTGTACCGACCTGTCTTACGTGCCGTTAAATGCCAGTAATGGTATTGATTCCTCAAAAGCAACtcaaaacaagacaaaatggTTACAAAAACGGTTTATATATGGCTCTGAcagaatttatttgtattatgtattattatttgtattatcatttattttgctctcgcttatttattttgtatttagcaACATGCTGTATTCCAGAATTGAATAGAATGCCAGAATTTGGGTGAGAAGCTGCAAAGATGTTATATTTACTCACTCTTCAAAACCTATTGCACACCACTGTATACTGCCCACCTGTGGTGTAATTTTAGAGAATCGAAAATGAAAAAACTTCATGTGGCTTACAATGATGCACTGAGAATTGTGCTTAAAATTCCTAGGGGGAGTAGTGctagagaaatgtttgtgtCTAACAATGTGCCCACTTTTAACGCTGTTTTAAGAAATGTTATGTATAGATTCATGTGCAGACTGACAGGGTCTAAGAATATGATTATTGTGTCCATAGTTGATGTTTCTAAGAGTGACACAAGGTACACATCTTGCTTTTGGAAACACTGGACTCGAAGCCTGTATATGTTTTATAAATGATGCCTTATCAGCAccattcttaaatgttttatatatatatatatatatatatatatatatatatatatatatatatatatatatatatatatatatatatatatttgtattgtgttgtcTCTATGGACCTTTGTGTCTTGAATaaagttgattgattgattactgAGTACTGAAGGTATCGTCAATTGTATAATAGGAACTGTGATGAGCTAGGAATCGGAACAACTAAATCATTAGGGGCCTTTGAAAAATAGTTTATGATGTTAGGAACGCACACTTTAACTACGCCACTATGCTGCATACctgaaaataaagtttaaatgcTTAAGATGTAATATGTAGCTAGTAAAGTCTCCAGCTGTTTATTTCCCAGCTCTGACCTGACCCTGGAAGATTGAGACATTAGGGGGAGATACTGCCCCAAGGACTGTTGAGTAGACTGTGAGATCAGCAATATTGGATGGGACCTATTTCCATGTTTGTATAACAAACAGAATCAGGGCAAGTTTAAGCTGAATGTAAACTATGCACAAAGAAGAACACAATATCTGGTTCTATACAAGCAACTGAAAACTTAAAAACCCACTTGAAGAGGATGCATGCTGATGTACTTCCTGAATTTGAGCAACATAAACATGATTTCGGTACTGGAAAGAAAAGGACCTGTTACAACACACAGGCAGACCAAGCTGTTTATGTGGCTCTCTCATTTCTCACAAAAGAAAGTAAGCTTATCGTTGCCTATGTGGTAAAGGGATGTTTCCTCTTTCAACTGCTGAGCAGAAATAATTTGTCGACCTGATTCAGGAGCTGAGCCCAAAAACATCTGTGATATCAAGACAAACTCTGGGGAGGAGTATTGATGAGGACATTTCCCTCAAAAgttaatcatttaaaataaattttgaATGGTGGGATGTACCTGTGTCCCCCACAGCTGGTCTACTAGTGTGTCAAGCTTTTTTTGGTGTGACGGCACACAGGATTAAGACATTGGACATTGGAACGTCAATCTGCTG
This sequence is a window from Esox lucius isolate fEsoLuc1 chromosome 17, fEsoLuc1.pri, whole genome shotgun sequence. Protein-coding genes within it:
- the LOC105028860 gene encoding elastase-1-like, giving the protein MLHQYRLQTGDMLKLILLSVLTILVLTEDLVLQPRYLEDVPQTRVVGGEVARPHSWPWQVSLQVQSGRTFFHTCGGSLIRTGWVMTAAHCVDRPRTWRVVLGEHNLDSNEGTEQIISVREAFVHQQWNPNSISSGFDIALLQLSTEATLNTAVQLAVLPPSDQILPNNNLCYITGWGLTSSGGSLSNSLKQAYLPIVDLQTCSSPAWWGSGVKPTMICAGGRFNSGCQGDSGGPLNCQVGGRYYVHGVTSFGPAARCNTFRKPTVFTRVSAYTDWINNIIG